The sequence AAAATCAATGGCAACGCCCGCCGTGATGCCGAGGCTGTTGGCCACCTTCTCGACGTGGGCTGGAGAGTGGGCATCGTTTGGGAATGTGCCCTCAAAGGGCGCGGCAAGCGGCCTTTGCCTGAAGTTATTGACTCCCTTTCCCTCTGGCTGTCCTCTGACACAAAGCAGTTTTGTGTTGAAGGCCAATGGATTGACTGACCCTGTTGTTCGCATTCTTGATCAGATGGCAGCTCATGGAGCCACGCGTTTCTACGCCAAGCAACTGGCTCCGAATGACAACTCCAAGAACCAAGTTTATCTCGGCGGCGGATTCGGTGCGCTGAACATCATCCCGCATGGCGAGATCGAAGAGGACGGTAGTCAGGTCGCAGGGTCTGTGCGGGATCGTGCAAAAGCGCCGGTGGATTTCTGGTGGATGGACGAACAGGGCATAGCACCCGCGCCGGATGCTCAGTTGATCCTCTACCCCAAATACCCTGAAGTGCGCATGTCCGGCTTTCTGCGCGGCGCGGCGCGCGCGCCAGCACCGCTCATGCGGTCACGCGATGAAGGGCGGGTGCTGTTCTTCGGCGTTTGCCAGGATGGGCGGGTTATCGGCCATGTTGTCGGCAGAGAGACACCGGAAGCGGCGACTTTGGCTGATAAAGTGGACACGCTGGAAGCCTCAGGGGTCTTCCTTGATCTGCAATCGCTTCGGCAGAAGGGCGCAAGCTCCCGCCAGATGCTGCTTGATGCCCTACGCCGCATCCACGCCAAAGGCTGGGTGCCTTCACAGAAGATGGGCAAGAACGGCTTGGCTGCCCCCTATAACGCGCGGAATGGCGGCGGATACACCCTGGAGGCGGAACTTGGTATCTCGCCCAACGGGTATGCTGAACCGGACTATCTGGGCTGGGAGGTCAAACAGTACGGCGTGCGGGATTTCGTGAAGTATCTCGCGAAAAGCCCGGTCACGCTGATGACGCCGGAACCGACCGGCGGGGTGTATCGGGATGAAGGAGTTGAGGCTTTTCTGCGCCGTTATGGCTATCCCGACAAGTCGGGCAAGGAAGGCCGGATAAACTTCGGCGGCGTCTATGCCAGTGGCCGGGATTTCCACAATGATACGGGTCTGAAACTGGTCCTGGAGGGGTTCGACCCTGATAAGGGCAAGATCACAGATGTGGAGGGGCAGATCGCGCTGATCGACCGGGAAGACGTGGTTGCTGCCTCGTGGGGCTTCAAAGGCGTAATTGGTCACTGGAACCGGAAACATGCCAAGGCTGTCTATGTGCCATCCCTGATGCGCGCGCCGCCGCCGGAATACAGCTACGGTTCACGAGTCGAGCTTTGTGAAGGAACGGATGTCCTGCTTCTGTTGCAGGCGCTGGCCTCAGGCGCGGTGTATTATGATCCTGGGATCAAGATGGAGAAAGCAGACACGCCTGCTCCAGTGACTAAGCGGCGAAGCCAGTTTCGGGTTAAGCACAACGATCTCAGTGGGCTTTATCAAACTAGTAAGCGAGAACGCTTGGCTTGAACAGGCGGGCTCTTGTAAGCTTACCAATATCCTGCGCAATTGAGGTTATGTTGGGTAAATCTGTCACGGCATTCTTCCTCAAATGCGATCCCACGCCACCTCGGTAGCAAGATACTCGCGGATCACTGTGCGGACGACGAATTGGCCTTGGTCCATAACCGCGAAGCGGTAGACATTCGGCTGAACCACAACCCAGCCATCCGGTCTCATATCGTCGCCGGTAACAAGCCGCTGCATCAAGCGGCTGCCTACCTCAGGCCATCCGGCCCCGTAGTCGATAGTTTCAAAGTTGGCCAGTATATCCGGGGACAGGGTAGGGATCGGCTGGATCGCTACGCGCGCAGGTTCACCTTCCGCTGGCTGCCCATGCTCGAACAGGACATGGCCTCGAGCATTCTTTACAACGACATTCTGAATCTTCGCCATGTCTGGGACAAAGGTGATCTGATCGTTTCCTTCTGCGTCCTTCACGATCTGAAGTTGGGAATCGATTTCATCCTGAAGGCGATAGTTGCTCCTAAGTATCTTCTCGGATCGCGCAACAACCTGTTGGTCCGGGTCTGCGCTGCCTGCGAGAACCGATCCCAGGAATGCTGTAAAATACTCCTCGTCATTCGAGAACGAAGTGTTGCAGGACTTGCATATGCGGACTGTCGGAAGATCATTCGGAAAGGGGCGGTCAAGTATGGTTTTAGAGGGCACATGGTCGAGATTGCTCTCGACGTTTCCCAAGACAGCGTTGCAGTGGATACACCACCCCTTGTGCCGTTCGTCAGCATAGTCCCGCATCTGTTTCATCGGTAATTTTCTTCCACCTTCAATAAAATTTAAGCCCGCCGCACAGTCCGCTCGCTGACCTTGAAAAGCCGCGCAATCTCTGGGACAGCACGGTGTTCATCGTCCCTCATGCGGCGCACCTCTTCCTTCTGAGCAGGTGAAAGGGCAGGGGGCCTGCCCCCAATGCGGCCACGTTTGCGCGCGGACGCCAAACCTTCCTTGGTCCGTTCGGAGATCCGTTCGCGCTCGAACTGTGCAATGGATGCGAAGACGTGGAACACAAGACGACCTGCCGGCGTCGTCGTGTCGATGTCCTCAGCAAGGGACCGGAAGCCGGCGCCGCGTCCGCGTATCGTCTCAACAATCTCTAGAAGGTCCTTCAGCGACCGGGCGAGGCGGTCGTACTTGGTAACGGTTACGATATCCCCGTCGCGGAGTTGCTCTAACATTCTGTCCAGCTCGGGTCTCTCACGCTTCGATCCACTGATCCGGTCGGCAAACAGCTTGTTTGCTCCGGCCGCCGTCAGGGCGTCCGTCTGGGCATCGAGGCTCTGGTCCTCCGTGCTGACGCGGGCATATCCGATAATCATCTTGCGACATGGCCAGAAACGTATAGTTTTGTCCAGAACCTAGAGACCAACCAAAGCCCCGACAGGTGGCGCGTGGAGCCGAAAAAGATTGGAAGATAGGCCAGAGCCAGAGCCGTTGGGTGAAGTTGTTGATCTGTTCTGTGGCGTCGGTTCTCTGAGTCACGGCCTCATGCGGGCCGGTTTCGATATCAGGGCAGGCTACGATACCGACAGACGCTGCAAACACGCATTCGAAACCAACAATGAGGCGACTTTCCATACGAGGGATGTTGCGCTGTTGCAGCCGGAAGAAATCCTGGCTCACTTCTCGGGCGAGCGTCCGTCCGTGCTGGCAGGTTGCGCTCCATGCCAACCCTTCTCAACCTATAAGCAACGCTATGACGAAGACCCGAGATGGGATTTGGTTGACAGCTTCGCGCGACTTGCCGTGAAGGTTTCGCCAGACTTCATCACAATGGAAAATGTCCCCGCACTTCTGAAATACAAGGCCGGGGCCGTGTTCTCGAACTTCAGCCAGACCCTTCAGAATGCCGGATACCATGTGAGTTGGCAGGTCGCGAAATGTGAGCTGTTCGGCGTGCCGCAGAAACGACGACGCCTCGTTGTGGTTGCCTCTAAGGCCGCGAATCCGCCCCAGCTCTCGCCAACACATCAAACACCCCTGACGGTGAAGGATGCGATTGCAAACCTGCCGCCTGTCTCGGCGGGAACAAGAGCAGAGAACGATCCTCTGCACATCTCAGCGTCCCTGTCCGAGACCAATCTACGCCGCATCCGCGCATCAAAACCGGGCGGAACATGGCGGGACTGGCCCTACGAACTGAGGGCAAAATGTCATCAGCGATCGTCCGGGAAAACATACTCGGGAGTGTATGCGCGGATGGTCTGGGATGCGCCGTCTCCAACGATGACAACCCAATGCTATGGGTATGGCAACGGTAGATTTGGTCATCCTGAACAGGACAGGGCCATTACCTTGAGGGAAGCGGCGCTCTTGCAGTCCTTTCCGCCCCATTATTCATTTTTGCCCGATGGCGAAATTCCGAACATGTCTGAAGTCGGCAGGTGGATCGGCAACGCCGTTCCGGTCGGGCTAGCGCAGGCGATCGGCAGATGTATCGGTTCAGTGATTGAGGAGAACGAGTTTGGCAGCAGAGAAATCACCTGATCCCTACCGCTTCGAGATTTCACTGAGTGTTCTGAACCATCTCGGGCGAAACCTTTACAGGAACTTCGTCACGGTTCTTGGCGAGGCAATTTCAAACTCTTGGGACGCCAACGCCAAGAACGTCTGGATCGAGATTGACCGGGAAAATTCGTCATTTTCGATAAAGGACGATGGCGACGGCATGGACAGCGGAGACTTTCAGGGCAAATTCCTGAAGATCGGGTATTCCAAGCGCAAGGCGGGTGGCAGCAAGTCCTCCACCGGACGGCCCTATATCGGTGCCAAAGGTATAGGCAAACTGGCACTGCTTTCATGCGCAAAGCGCGTTTCCGTGTTCTCCAAAACAGGCGGCACAGACTACGTGGGCGGTGTTATCGACAATGCGGGCCTAGACGGCGCAATTCTGGGTGACAGAAGCACCGAAGAGTATCCGCTGGAACAACTGGACTTCTCGCTCATCAGCGAACTGCGTGAAGGCCACCAAAAGGGCACGATAATCTACTTCGAAGGCACGAACGACCAGCTCAAGAACTCCGACGCTTACATAAACCCGCATTATTCGCCGAGCCGGCTCGGCGGCGCGCTGGAGGCGGGTTGAAGCCGTTCTTGCCGGCTTCTGGGCACCAGCATGTTGCCGATGAGAGCTACGCATCCCGGTTTGGTTGAGAGAGTGGACGAGACGACATCCTTTGGATGATTTCGCCCTTTGGATCGGCCACGACTTCTGGCCGCCCCTGGGCGTTCATTCTGTCGGCGGCATCTGCAACTTGCTCGCGATTATGGGTCGGCCCCGCGTAGCATCTGGATCTG is a genomic window of Celeribacter indicus containing:
- a CDS encoding MvaI/BcnI family restriction endonuclease translates to MKANGLTDPVVRILDQMAAHGATRFYAKQLAPNDNSKNQVYLGGGFGALNIIPHGEIEEDGSQVAGSVRDRAKAPVDFWWMDEQGIAPAPDAQLILYPKYPEVRMSGFLRGAARAPAPLMRSRDEGRVLFFGVCQDGRVIGHVVGRETPEAATLADKVDTLEASGVFLDLQSLRQKGASSRQMLLDALRRIHAKGWVPSQKMGKNGLAAPYNARNGGGYTLEAELGISPNGYAEPDYLGWEVKQYGVRDFVKYLAKSPVTLMTPEPTGGVYRDEGVEAFLRRYGYPDKSGKEGRINFGGVYASGRDFHNDTGLKLVLEGFDPDKGKITDVEGQIALIDREDVVAASWGFKGVIGHWNRKHAKAVYVPSLMRAPPPEYSYGSRVELCEGTDVLLLLQALASGAVYYDPGIKMEKADTPAPVTKRRSQFRVKHNDLSGLYQTSKRERLA
- a CDS encoding recombinase family protein, with translation MIIGYARVSTEDQSLDAQTDALTAAGANKLFADRISGSKRERPELDRMLEQLRDGDIVTVTKYDRLARSLKDLLEIVETIRGRGAGFRSLAEDIDTTTPAGRLVFHVFASIAQFERERISERTKEGLASARKRGRIGGRPPALSPAQKEEVRRMRDDEHRAVPEIARLFKVSERTVRRA
- a CDS encoding DNA cytosine methyltransferase; the protein is MGEVVDLFCGVGSLSHGLMRAGFDIRAGYDTDRRCKHAFETNNEATFHTRDVALLQPEEILAHFSGERPSVLAGCAPCQPFSTYKQRYDEDPRWDLVDSFARLAVKVSPDFITMENVPALLKYKAGAVFSNFSQTLQNAGYHVSWQVAKCELFGVPQKRRRLVVVASKAANPPQLSPTHQTPLTVKDAIANLPPVSAGTRAENDPLHISASLSETNLRRIRASKPGGTWRDWPYELRAKCHQRSSGKTYSGVYARMVWDAPSPTMTTQCYGYGNGRFGHPEQDRAITLREAALLQSFPPHYSFLPDGEIPNMSEVGRWIGNAVPVGLAQAIGRCIGSVIEENEFGSREIT
- a CDS encoding ATP-binding protein — its product is MAAEKSPDPYRFEISLSVLNHLGRNLYRNFVTVLGEAISNSWDANAKNVWIEIDRENSSFSIKDDGDGMDSGDFQGKFLKIGYSKRKAGGSKSSTGRPYIGAKGIGKLALLSCAKRVSVFSKTGGTDYVGGVIDNAGLDGAILGDRSTEEYPLEQLDFSLISELREGHQKGTIIYFEGTNDQLKNSDAYINPHYSPSRLGGALEAG